The following proteins are encoded in a genomic region of Haemorhous mexicanus isolate bHaeMex1 chromosome 11, bHaeMex1.pri, whole genome shotgun sequence:
- the LRRN1 gene encoding leucine-rich repeat neuronal protein 1: protein MAKVRVVLTVCQLVLELLMNSLTESSIQSSECPQLCVCEIRPWFTPQSTYREATTVDCNDLRLTKIPSNLSSDTQVLLLQSNNIAKTTDELQQLFNLTELDFSQNNFTSIRDVGLSNLTQLTTLHLEENQITEMTDYCLQDLCNLQELYINHNQISSISANAFSGLKNLLRLHLNSNKLKVIDSRWFDSTPNLEILMIGENPVIGILDMNFKPLSNLRSLVLAGMYLTDIPGNALVGLDSLESLSFYDNKLVKVPQLALEKVPNLKFLDLNKNPIHKIQEGDFKNMLRLKELGINNMGELVSIDRYALDNLPELTKLEATNNPKLSYIHRLAFRNVPALESLMLNNNALNAVYQKTVESLPNLREISIHSNPLRCDCVIHWINSNKTNIRFMEPLSMFCAMPPEYRGQQVKEVLMQDSNEQCLPMISHETFPNHLNLDIGMTVFLDCRAMAEPEPEIYWVTPLGNKVTVESLSDKYKLSSEGTLEISNIQVEDSGRYTCVAQNIEGADTRVATIRVNGTLLDGTQVLKIYVKQAESHSILVSWKVNSNVMTSNLKWSSATMKIDNPHITYTARVPVDVHEYNLTHLQPSTDYEVCLTVSNIHQQTQRSCVNVTTKNAAFALDISDQETSTALAAVMGSMFAVISLASVSVYIAKRFKRKNYHHSLKKYMQKTSSIPLNELYPPLINLWEGDSEKDKDGSAETKPTQVDTSRSYYMW, encoded by the coding sequence ATGGCAAAGGTTAGAGTCGTGTTAACTGTGTGCCAGTTGGTGCTAGAATTGTTAATGAATTCATTAACTGAGTCTTCCATACAGAGCAGTGAATGTCCACAGCTTTGTGTCTGTGAAATCAGGCCCTGGTTTACACCTCAGTCAACCTACAGGGAAGCCACCACAGTTGACTGCAACGACCTCCGGTTAACAAAGATCCCCAGCAACCTCTCCAGTGACACTCAAGTCCTCCTGTTACAAAGCAACAACATTGCAAAGACCACAGACGAACTCCAACAGCTCTTTAATTTAACAGAACTGGATTTTTCACAGAATAACTTCACCAGTATCAGAGACGTGGGGCTCTCCAACCTCACTCAGCTCACGACTTTGCACCTGGAGGAGAACCAGATCACAGAGATGACTGACTACTGCCTGCAAGACCTCTGCAACCTGCAGGAGCTCTACATAAACCACAACCAGatcagcagcatttctgcaaaCGCATTCTCTGGCCTGAAAAACCTTCTGAGATTACACCTCAACTCCAACAAATTAAAGGTTATTGACAGCCGTTGGTTTGATTCTACTCCCAACTTAGAGATTCTCATGATTGGAGAAAACCCAGTGATTGGAATACTTGATATGAATTTCAAACCTCTCTCAAACTTAAGGAGTCTAGTTTTGGCAGGTATGTACCTCACAGACATTCCTGGCAACGCGCTGGTAGGCTTGGATAGTCTTGAAAGTCTCTCTTTTTATGACAACAAATTGGTAAAAGTTCCTCAGCTTGCGCTTGAGAAAGTTCCCAATTTAAAATTCCTGGATCTCAACAAAAATCCAATTCATAAAATTCAAGAAGGggattttaaaaacatgctCAGATTGAAAGAGCTTGGGATCAACAACATGGGAGAGCTCGTGTCCATCGACAGGTACGCGCTGGACAACCTGCCCGAGCTCACAAAGCTGGAGGCCACCAACAACCCAAAGCTGTCCTACATCCATCGCCTGGCGTTCCGCAACGTCCCCGCCCTGGAGAGCCTGATGCTCAACAACAATGCCTTGAATGCAGTCTACCAAAAGACAGTGGAATCCCTCCCAAACCTGCGGGAGATCAGCATCCACAGCAACCCGCTCAGGTGCGACTGTGTCATCCACTGGATCAACTCCAACAAAACCAACATCCGCTTCATGGAGCCTCTCTCCATGTTCTGTGCCATGCCTCCGGAGTACCGGGGACAGCAGGTGAAGGAAGTGCTGATGCAGGACTCAAACGAGCAATGTCTTCCAATGATCTCTCACGAGACCTTTCCCAATCACCTGAACCTGGACATCGGCATGACGGTGTTTTTAGATTGCCGGGCCATGGCAGAACCTGAGCCAGAAATCTACTGGGTCACCCCTCTGGGCAATAAGGTCACCGTGGAAAGCCTCTCTGACAAATACAAGCTGAGCAGCGAGGGCACCTTGGAGATCTCCAACATCCAGGTTGAGGACTCCGGGAGGTACACCTGTGTCGCTCAAAACATAGAGGGGGCCGACACGAGGGTCGCTACCATCCGGGTGAACGGAACGCTCCTGGATGGCACCCAGGTGCTGAAGATCTACGTTAAACAAGCTGAATCCCATTCCATCCTGGTTTCTTGGAAAGTCAACTCCAACGTCATGACATCCAACTTAAAATGGTCGTCGGCCACGATGAAGATTGACAACCCTCACATCACCTACACCGCCCGGGTCCCGGTGGATGTCCACGAATACAACCTGACACATTTACAGCCCTCTACAGACTACGAAGTGTGTCTGACAGTGTCCAACATCCACCAGCAAACACAGAGATCCTGCGTCAACGTCACAACCAAAAACGCGGCTTTTGCGCTGGATATTTCTGACCAGGAGACCAGCACGGCCCTGGCAGCGGTGATGGGATCCATGTTTGCCGTCATCAGCCTCGCCTCCGTCTCTGTTTATATTGCAAAAAGGTTTAAGAGAAAAAACTACCACCACTCATTGAAAAAATATATGCAAAAGACCTCTTCAATCCCCCTGAACGAGCTCTACCCTCCACTTATTAATCTCTGGGAAGGTGACAGTGAAAAAGACAAGGATGGCTCTGCAGAGACCAAGCCCACCCAAGTCGACACATCCAGAAGCTATTACATGTGGTAA